Proteins co-encoded in one Polyangiaceae bacterium genomic window:
- a CDS encoding acyl-CoA dehydrogenase family protein: MRSLCMGVIEEQIIVPFPRVQEDQRETLRGVIDSLKQLLEPHAEDFRKWDRAGEMPREFIDQLKEFGLFSLIVPEEYGGLGFKSTAYSRTLQEIAKYDASVAVTIGAHSSIGMRGLILFGTDAQKQKYLPKLATGEMIAAFCLTEPGAGSDAAAIKTRAVRDGDHFVLNGSKLWITNGGIGNFFTVFAKTGDEVGKSHMSAFIVTKDMEGVSVGPHEDKMGLRASSTTTVNFDNVRVPAENLLGPENKGFKVAMEILNNGRTGLGGGSIGGIKKLIEMSTRYANERETFGKPIREYGSIKLKVGQMVVDCYATEAVVDMVAMLIDQGYKEYAVEAAISKVFASEALWSAADEALQIAGGNGYMCEFPYERIMRDARINRIFEGTNEILRLFIALTAMNDVGGQLQELATTVRGIFDAPIKGFGVLSQYAMKHASLATGYPRSRTRFSLVDPALREPAAVFEDSTRHLAAAVDRILRKHGKNIIGKQIASRRLANIMIDLFVLSCVISRVNSALADRGMEGAAKEVDILKVFANQVQRRVRHNFGLIDINDDELIKGLASHAFENEKFMWDNI, translated from the coding sequence ATGCGGTCTCTGTGTATGGGTGTGATCGAGGAGCAGATCATCGTCCCCTTCCCGCGCGTGCAAGAGGATCAGCGCGAGACCTTGCGCGGCGTCATCGATTCGCTCAAGCAGTTACTGGAGCCGCACGCGGAGGACTTTCGCAAATGGGATCGGGCCGGCGAGATGCCGCGGGAGTTCATCGACCAATTGAAGGAATTCGGTCTCTTCTCCCTGATCGTTCCCGAGGAATACGGCGGTCTCGGCTTCAAGAGTACCGCGTACTCGCGCACGCTGCAGGAGATCGCCAAGTACGATGCCTCCGTTGCAGTGACGATCGGGGCTCACAGCTCGATCGGAATGCGCGGCTTGATCCTGTTCGGCACGGACGCACAGAAGCAGAAGTACCTACCGAAGTTGGCCACGGGAGAGATGATTGCGGCCTTCTGCTTGACCGAGCCTGGTGCTGGGTCGGACGCGGCGGCGATCAAGACGCGAGCCGTGCGCGACGGGGACCACTTCGTGCTCAACGGCAGCAAGTTGTGGATCACCAACGGCGGGATTGGGAATTTCTTCACGGTCTTTGCCAAGACCGGGGACGAAGTCGGCAAGAGTCACATGTCCGCTTTCATCGTTACCAAGGACATGGAGGGGGTGTCAGTGGGCCCCCATGAAGACAAGATGGGTCTTCGCGCAAGCTCCACCACGACCGTGAACTTCGACAACGTCCGCGTACCCGCAGAGAACCTGCTTGGACCCGAGAACAAGGGTTTCAAAGTCGCGATGGAAATCCTGAACAACGGTCGCACCGGGCTCGGGGGCGGCAGCATCGGCGGCATCAAGAAGCTGATTGAGATGAGCACGCGCTACGCGAACGAGCGGGAGACCTTCGGCAAACCGATTCGCGAGTACGGGTCCATCAAGCTCAAGGTCGGCCAAATGGTCGTGGACTGCTACGCCACGGAAGCGGTCGTGGACATGGTCGCGATGCTGATTGATCAGGGCTACAAGGAGTACGCAGTCGAGGCAGCGATCAGCAAGGTCTTCGCGAGTGAGGCGCTGTGGAGTGCTGCGGACGAAGCCCTGCAGATCGCGGGAGGCAACGGCTACATGTGCGAGTTCCCCTACGAACGCATCATGCGAGATGCGCGCATCAATCGCATTTTCGAGGGGACGAACGAGATCCTGCGCCTGTTCATCGCTCTGACCGCCATGAACGACGTGGGTGGGCAGTTGCAGGAGTTGGCGACGACGGTACGCGGGATTTTCGATGCGCCGATCAAGGGCTTCGGCGTGCTGAGTCAGTACGCGATGAAGCACGCTTCGCTGGCGACGGGCTATCCTCGTTCCAGGACCCGGTTTTCCCTCGTGGATCCGGCACTGCGCGAACCCGCAGCGGTGTTCGAGGACTCGACGCGGCACCTCGCGGCGGCGGTCGACCGCATCCTGCGCAAGCACGGCAAGAACATCATCGGTAAGCAGATCGCCTCGCGCCGCCTGGCGAATATCATGATCGACCTATTCGTCTTGTCATGCGTCATCAGCCGCGTGAATTCAGCGTTGGCCGACCGCGGAATGGAGGGCGCGGCGAAAGAAGTCGACATCCTGAAAGTGTTCGCCAATCAGGTCCAACGCCGGGTGCGCCACAACTTCGGCCTCATCGACATCAACGACGACGAGCTGATCAAGGGGCTGGCCAGTCATGCTTTCGAGAACGAGAAGTTCATGTGGGACAACATCTGA
- a CDS encoding SUMF1/EgtB/PvdO family nonheme iron enzyme, whose amino-acid sequence MVVPRPTAVHAALLLTLGAVSCEKSKAAPAPSASADSPSPRASAVPPSQDAGVADAASPTSALPKARTDGCPDGMVRVEGDYCPAVIQDCEEHHPEYLARKGDPTVSERCNKYKPSKCLSKERVELSFCIDRYEYPNRTGEMPWVLTSWLQAREKCEKIGKRLCTEDEFNFACEGPEMLPYVYGQQRDPNKCNIDKPYRQPDQSRQLKTYEKCPDDAFCSSEMKRLDQRHAIGSTHSCVSWAGVVDMNGNVNEWVELPGKEHPNRSGLKGGWWGPVRNRCRPTVKFHKEFDYGYEAGFRCCTDAKETGKP is encoded by the coding sequence ATGGTTGTCCCGAGGCCTACGGCCGTCCACGCTGCGCTCTTGCTGACCCTGGGCGCTGTGTCCTGCGAGAAGTCGAAGGCGGCCCCCGCCCCGAGCGCATCTGCCGATTCGCCTTCGCCCCGCGCAAGCGCAGTCCCTCCGAGCCAGGACGCGGGCGTCGCCGACGCGGCCAGCCCGACGTCCGCCCTGCCCAAGGCACGCACCGACGGTTGCCCTGACGGCATGGTGCGCGTCGAAGGCGACTACTGCCCCGCGGTCATCCAGGACTGCGAGGAGCACCACCCCGAGTACTTGGCTCGCAAGGGGGATCCAACCGTGAGCGAGCGCTGCAACAAGTACAAACCGAGCAAGTGCCTCTCCAAGGAACGAGTCGAGCTCTCCTTTTGCATCGACCGCTACGAGTACCCGAACCGGACCGGCGAAATGCCTTGGGTGCTGACCTCTTGGCTGCAGGCACGAGAAAAGTGCGAAAAGATCGGCAAGCGGCTGTGCACCGAGGACGAGTTCAACTTCGCGTGTGAAGGACCGGAGATGCTGCCCTACGTGTACGGCCAGCAGCGCGATCCGAACAAGTGCAACATCGACAAGCCCTATCGGCAACCGGACCAATCTCGTCAGCTGAAGACCTACGAGAAGTGCCCCGACGACGCGTTCTGTAGCTCCGAGATGAAGCGGTTGGATCAACGTCACGCCATCGGGTCGACCCACAGTTGCGTGTCCTGGGCGGGAGTCGTGGACATGAACGGCAACGTCAACGAATGGGTCGAGTTGCCTGGCAAAGAGCACCCGAATCGCAGCGGTCTCAAGGGAGGTTGGTGGGGCCCCGTGCGCAATCGCTGCCGACCGACCGTCAAGTTCCACAAGGAATTCGACTACGGCTACGAAGCGGGATTTCGTTGCTGCACCGACGCGAAAGAGACCGGCAAACCCTAG
- a CDS encoding cytochrome c, whose product MKWHSPASTALAFVLLLAGGCKDKTSSPSGSGASGSAAPEPAPAASSLPAPVLLGNAERGKALLETYECNRCHQGTGLAAADFHKDCYACHRDIIDGKFKVKDLAKVERWKKNVVMVQHTPSLDQVGKRLKREWIAAFLQQPKDLRPNLVPTMPPLRLTAQQAADIAAHLTKGSEAAADLALGDAERGRQLMAAKACGTCHVFSGADLPIKPVLAKGQSNPAIELAPDLRFARERVGPAALVRWLREPEKVKPGTLMPNLGLSETEAKDIAAYVLQAQLGPQALPEKPKRLPKLERKVSFEEVQEKVLNRTCAHCHGNPDIARGDGGPGNTGGFGYKPRQLDLSKYSGIASGYVDDAGERHSVYSPMKDGTPRIVAALWARHDEQRGSPNPELRGMPLGMPALPAEDIQVLESWIAQGRPR is encoded by the coding sequence ATGAAATGGCACTCTCCCGCTTCGACAGCACTGGCTTTCGTTCTGCTGCTGGCGGGTGGGTGCAAAGACAAGACATCGTCTCCTAGTGGCTCCGGGGCGAGTGGCAGTGCCGCTCCGGAGCCCGCTCCCGCTGCTTCCTCGCTGCCCGCGCCGGTGCTGCTTGGAAATGCCGAGCGGGGCAAAGCTTTGCTCGAGACTTACGAGTGCAATCGCTGTCACCAAGGCACGGGACTGGCCGCAGCCGACTTCCACAAGGATTGCTACGCCTGTCATCGCGACATCATCGACGGCAAGTTCAAGGTCAAGGACCTGGCGAAGGTCGAGAGGTGGAAGAAGAACGTCGTGATGGTGCAGCACACGCCGTCCCTCGATCAGGTTGGCAAGCGCCTCAAACGTGAGTGGATCGCCGCGTTCTTGCAGCAACCGAAGGATCTCCGGCCCAACTTGGTGCCGACCATGCCGCCTTTGCGACTGACCGCGCAGCAAGCGGCGGACATCGCGGCGCACCTGACCAAGGGTAGTGAAGCAGCAGCGGACCTTGCGTTGGGCGATGCCGAGCGCGGCCGGCAACTGATGGCGGCCAAGGCCTGCGGAACCTGCCATGTGTTTTCCGGGGCGGACCTACCCATCAAGCCAGTGTTGGCGAAGGGGCAGTCCAACCCTGCCATCGAGCTCGCGCCCGATTTGCGATTCGCTCGCGAGCGCGTCGGCCCCGCTGCCCTCGTGCGCTGGCTGCGTGAGCCCGAGAAAGTGAAGCCCGGGACGTTGATGCCAAATCTGGGGCTCAGCGAGACGGAAGCGAAGGACATCGCTGCCTACGTGCTCCAGGCTCAGCTCGGGCCCCAGGCCTTGCCGGAAAAACCGAAGCGATTGCCCAAGCTGGAGCGCAAGGTGAGCTTCGAAGAGGTCCAGGAAAAGGTGCTCAACCGCACATGCGCGCACTGTCACGGCAATCCAGACATCGCGCGCGGTGACGGCGGTCCCGGCAACACGGGCGGATTTGGCTACAAGCCGCGGCAGCTCGACCTCAGCAAGTACTCGGGCATCGCCAGCGGCTACGTGGACGATGCTGGCGAGCGCCACAGCGTGTACTCGCCGATGAAGGATGGAACGCCGCGCATCGTGGCTGCGCTTTGGGCACGGCACGACGAACAAAGGGGCTCGCCCAATCCGGAGCTGCGGGGCATGCCACTGGGCATGCCAGCCCTCCCGGCGGAGGACATTCAAGTCCTGGAGAGTTGGATCGCTCAGGGTCGGCCCCGCTAG
- a CDS encoding SUMF1/EgtB/PvdO family nonheme iron enzyme → MRRFFSALAALPIACAAAPPPEAEPTPPPTPPTSPPLAPASATVPDAGAAPQPTAVTPEADAAATPEADAGAEAGACPSGMVLVQGDYCTKVDQKCSKSWYAEWNKKKVCEDFEPKSSCVGSRIKKRFCIDKYSWPNKAGERPEVMNNFYQAQVKCAAVGKRMCTESEWTFACEGPDMKPFPYGYKRDSTKCNGDHPWDGPDMPKVAQRDPKELARLWKGVRSGNQPECISDFGVHDLPGNNDEVVANEQRTSDWKGKYDSVHTGGPWYEGVRNQCRPKIYTHDEGFYYYFLGFRCCSEPDGKTTDPRTPHQREKKWEFSRIERLANTSISEVKDALDRKAKGTCTCSPRDVKCKTLCGTLLGPGATDTDLKKLREQRAKAPPPTHK, encoded by the coding sequence ATGCGTCGATTCTTCAGCGCCCTGGCCGCCTTGCCCATCGCCTGCGCGGCAGCACCGCCTCCCGAGGCCGAACCCACACCGCCGCCTACGCCTCCGACTTCCCCGCCCCTTGCGCCCGCTTCCGCGACCGTCCCGGACGCCGGCGCAGCGCCCCAGCCAACGGCGGTGACGCCCGAGGCCGACGCTGCAGCGACGCCTGAGGCCGATGCTGGCGCGGAAGCGGGCGCGTGTCCGAGCGGCATGGTGTTGGTGCAGGGCGACTACTGCACCAAGGTCGACCAGAAGTGCAGCAAGAGCTGGTACGCCGAGTGGAACAAGAAGAAGGTGTGTGAGGACTTCGAACCGAAGAGCTCCTGCGTGGGCTCGCGCATCAAGAAGCGCTTCTGCATCGACAAGTACTCGTGGCCGAACAAAGCCGGGGAGCGCCCCGAGGTCATGAACAACTTCTACCAGGCGCAAGTGAAGTGCGCCGCGGTAGGCAAGCGCATGTGTACGGAGAGCGAGTGGACCTTCGCCTGTGAAGGCCCTGACATGAAGCCGTTTCCCTACGGCTACAAACGCGACTCCACCAAGTGCAACGGAGATCACCCTTGGGACGGTCCAGACATGCCCAAGGTCGCGCAGCGAGATCCAAAAGAGCTAGCGCGCCTGTGGAAAGGGGTGCGCAGCGGCAATCAACCCGAGTGCATCAGCGACTTCGGCGTCCACGACTTGCCGGGCAACAACGACGAAGTCGTTGCCAACGAACAGCGCACCAGTGATTGGAAGGGGAAGTACGACAGCGTGCACACGGGTGGCCCCTGGTACGAAGGCGTGCGCAACCAGTGTCGCCCCAAGATCTACACCCACGACGAGGGCTTCTACTACTACTTCCTCGGGTTTCGCTGCTGCTCTGAACCTGACGGCAAGACGACGGACCCGCGCACGCCGCACCAGCGAGAGAAGAAGTGGGAATTCTCCCGTATCGAGCGCCTGGCAAACACCTCGATCAGCGAGGTGAAGGACGCCCTCGACCGCAAGGCGAAAGGAACCTGCACCTGCTCGCCGCGCGACGTGAAGTGCAAGACCCTGTGCGGGACCTTGCTGGGCCCTGGTGCCACGGACACGGACCTGAAGAAGCTCCGCGAGCAGCGCGCCAAGGCCCCGCCACCGACCCACAAGTGA
- a CDS encoding beta-ketoacyl-ACP synthase III produces MTGVTIVGSGHYLPGPPVHNAALSRVMDTDHEWILQRTGIEQRHFCPEGQGVSELALVAAQRALESASCAPEDVDYILFNTMTPDHVFPGSAPLLARDLGCKGIPALDLRTQCAAMIYSFQLAHSLLTTGAAQRILVVGAEAHAGFMPWRDWDVLEGRSEREVSPEDFARATHHRALAIIFGDGAGALVLERTEHAGASLLAVDLHSDGRFAEKLFIPAGFRTRPFVSERTVEEDLWIPRMEGRDVFRQAVTLLPASVKRVCRRANVRLEDVDWFIAHQANQRINDAVRERLGVPAEKVPSNIARTGNTSSATIPILVDEMRRDGRLKPGQTVCFLALGAGLHWGSVLWRL; encoded by the coding sequence ATGACTGGTGTAACGATTGTTGGGTCGGGTCACTACTTGCCTGGGCCGCCCGTGCACAATGCGGCGCTTTCACGCGTCATGGATACGGATCACGAGTGGATCCTGCAGCGCACGGGCATCGAGCAGCGGCACTTCTGTCCCGAGGGTCAGGGCGTCTCGGAACTCGCGCTCGTGGCCGCGCAGCGTGCTTTGGAATCCGCGAGCTGTGCGCCGGAAGACGTCGACTACATCCTGTTCAACACCATGACTCCAGATCATGTCTTCCCAGGGTCGGCCCCCCTGCTCGCGCGCGATTTGGGTTGCAAAGGCATTCCGGCCCTGGACCTGCGGACGCAGTGCGCCGCCATGATCTACAGCTTTCAGCTCGCCCATTCGCTGCTGACCACGGGAGCTGCGCAGCGCATCCTAGTCGTTGGCGCCGAGGCTCATGCCGGCTTCATGCCCTGGCGTGACTGGGACGTTCTGGAAGGACGCAGCGAGCGTGAAGTTTCCCCCGAGGATTTCGCTCGTGCGACGCACCACCGAGCGTTGGCCATCATCTTCGGCGACGGTGCGGGCGCGCTCGTGTTGGAACGCACGGAGCACGCGGGGGCAAGTCTGCTCGCCGTCGACCTGCACAGTGACGGCCGTTTCGCGGAGAAGCTGTTCATTCCTGCTGGTTTTCGCACGCGGCCCTTCGTCTCCGAGCGCACCGTCGAGGAAGATCTTTGGATCCCGCGCATGGAAGGGCGCGACGTGTTTCGTCAAGCCGTCACTTTGCTGCCGGCGTCCGTCAAGCGGGTCTGCCGCCGTGCGAACGTGCGGCTCGAGGACGTCGACTGGTTCATTGCGCACCAAGCGAATCAACGCATCAACGACGCAGTGCGGGAGCGCCTGGGCGTGCCGGCGGAGAAGGTGCCGAGCAACATCGCGCGGACGGGCAATACCTCGTCAGCCACGATTCCCATCCTGGTCGACGAGATGCGTCGGGACGGTCGCTTGAAGCCCGGTCAGACCGTCTGCTTCTTGGCACTAGGAGCCGGGCTGCACTGGGGCAGCGTGCTCTGGCGGCTGTGA
- a CDS encoding asparaginase domain-containing protein: MRKREDSFGIAVLTTGGTIDKTYDETDGSLRNVRSVLEEILSNLRLVDLSISHVTVMSKDSLDMTEADREQILAAVEAAQVQHDAVVVIHGTDTLSLTGERLVSALQPPRIPVILTGAFRPYEFRDTDALQNVTESLLAARLLEPGVYVVMHGRALAFPGVTKHRGRGTFCR, encoded by the coding sequence ATGCGAAAGCGCGAAGACTCCTTCGGCATTGCGGTGCTCACGACTGGTGGAACCATCGACAAGACTTACGACGAAACCGATGGCTCTTTGCGCAACGTGCGCTCGGTGTTGGAGGAAATCCTCTCCAATCTCCGACTCGTGGATCTGTCCATCTCCCATGTGACGGTCATGAGCAAGGACTCCCTGGACATGACTGAGGCGGACCGTGAGCAGATCTTGGCCGCCGTCGAGGCGGCCCAGGTCCAGCACGATGCAGTGGTGGTGATCCACGGCACCGACACGCTGTCTCTCACCGGCGAGCGGCTGGTGAGCGCGCTGCAGCCGCCGCGGATCCCAGTCATTCTGACGGGCGCATTCCGGCCCTACGAATTCCGCGACACGGACGCGCTGCAAAACGTGACCGAATCGCTGCTCGCAGCGCGACTGCTCGAGCCCGGCGTGTACGTCGTGATGCACGGCCGGGCGCTGGCGTTCCCGGGCGTGACCAAACACCGCGGACGCGGCACCTTCTGTCGTTGA
- a CDS encoding serine/threonine-protein kinase, with protein MSKERDNPEQVPRAPAKPPPKPAAGRAPAKPAGPRPPPKPGQIGASTAEAQETLSEDKLARAATHSRMRARADEEPTSDIIPLVNVPPPGKDADKYIGCTIDGRYVVLSVLGEGGMGVVYKCRRRIFEKTVAVKILRADLAKSTEATERFVTEAKAASAIGNAHIVDVLDFGVLPDGSTYFAMEYLEGPTLADLIEEGVLLGSPRVVEIGRQLAEGLAAAHEAKIVHRDLKPDNIFVIDQEGQDFVKIVDFGIAKVAGAANKLTRAGAIFGTPHYMSPEQCRGKSVDHRTDIYSLGIMLYELIVGEVPFDAENPLSIMSMHLHDPPLPPSAVDNAPPLPDGLERVILKCLAKDPEGRFQSMTEVADALRAVRRGESLDEIVVPISVFPPPDEAPHSLSEIQPNLYPDPESAPEPATVIVEQEIPLPLTAPRSTPSSLAAKPPPADLSRIVSDAAVEREWERANRSSRWPWLLLVLGTLGLGGGYAYYDALANSGPVPRTLQAGRPLVMKDFLASAAASPKETKVTSVALVMSPLDARVFIDGKDLGSMPVSVDVPEGEIVSVEIKRNGYFPRKVKLDGSKQKKLVRLAPIPGSRAAAPAKERSAQQLGFAKDEETTEEPAVEAAPAPKPHTWKIGEPADPTAPAPTPAPAPAPPAGSGE; from the coding sequence TTGAGCAAGGAGCGTGACAATCCGGAACAAGTGCCGCGAGCGCCCGCCAAGCCGCCGCCGAAGCCCGCTGCGGGCCGCGCGCCCGCGAAACCCGCGGGGCCGCGTCCACCGCCCAAGCCAGGTCAGATTGGCGCGTCCACCGCTGAAGCCCAGGAGACCTTGTCCGAGGACAAGTTGGCGCGTGCGGCGACGCATTCGCGCATGCGGGCCCGGGCCGACGAGGAGCCCACCAGCGACATCATTCCGCTGGTAAACGTCCCGCCTCCGGGCAAGGACGCCGACAAGTACATCGGCTGCACCATAGACGGACGATACGTGGTCCTGTCCGTGCTCGGCGAAGGAGGCATGGGCGTCGTCTACAAGTGCCGGCGGCGCATCTTCGAGAAGACGGTCGCGGTCAAGATTCTCCGAGCAGATTTGGCCAAGAGTACCGAAGCCACTGAGCGCTTCGTCACTGAGGCCAAAGCGGCATCCGCCATCGGCAATGCGCACATCGTAGACGTCCTGGACTTCGGCGTCTTGCCGGATGGCTCGACCTACTTCGCCATGGAGTACCTGGAAGGACCGACCCTGGCGGACCTGATTGAAGAAGGTGTGCTTCTCGGCAGCCCGCGCGTGGTCGAAATCGGACGGCAGCTGGCGGAAGGGCTGGCAGCCGCGCACGAAGCGAAGATCGTGCATCGCGACTTGAAGCCCGACAACATCTTCGTCATCGACCAAGAAGGGCAAGACTTCGTCAAGATCGTGGACTTCGGCATCGCCAAAGTGGCTGGCGCCGCCAACAAGCTGACGCGGGCCGGGGCGATCTTCGGGACGCCTCACTACATGTCGCCCGAGCAGTGCCGCGGCAAGAGCGTCGACCATCGCACTGACATCTACTCCCTCGGCATCATGCTCTACGAGCTGATCGTAGGTGAGGTGCCCTTCGATGCCGAGAATCCCCTCAGCATCATGAGCATGCACCTTCACGATCCACCGCTGCCGCCGAGCGCCGTCGACAACGCTCCCCCGCTGCCAGATGGGCTGGAGCGCGTGATTCTCAAATGTCTAGCGAAGGATCCCGAGGGACGCTTCCAGAGCATGACCGAAGTAGCGGACGCGCTGCGTGCCGTGCGCCGCGGCGAGTCCCTGGATGAAATAGTCGTTCCCATCAGCGTGTTCCCGCCGCCGGACGAAGCTCCGCACTCGCTTTCGGAGATTCAGCCCAATCTCTACCCTGATCCCGAGAGCGCGCCGGAACCTGCGACCGTGATCGTCGAGCAGGAAATCCCCTTGCCGCTCACGGCACCGCGGTCGACGCCGTCGTCTTTGGCGGCGAAGCCTCCGCCCGCGGACTTGTCCCGCATCGTTTCCGACGCGGCAGTGGAACGAGAGTGGGAGCGAGCCAACCGCAGTAGTCGCTGGCCCTGGCTGTTGCTGGTGCTCGGCACCCTGGGCCTCGGCGGCGGGTATGCCTACTACGACGCCTTGGCGAACAGCGGACCGGTGCCCCGAACGCTTCAAGCCGGCCGCCCTCTGGTGATGAAAGACTTCCTGGCCAGCGCTGCGGCCAGCCCCAAGGAAACGAAGGTCACGTCCGTCGCCCTCGTGATGTCGCCCTTGGACGCACGGGTGTTCATTGACGGCAAGGATCTCGGGAGCATGCCGGTTTCTGTCGACGTTCCCGAGGGCGAAATCGTAAGCGTCGAGATCAAACGCAACGGCTACTTTCCCAGAAAGGTGAAGCTGGACGGTAGCAAGCAGAAGAAGCTCGTGCGTTTGGCGCCCATTCCGGGTTCGCGCGCCGCAGCGCCAGCGAAGGAGCGCAGCGCACAGCAGCTCGGCTTCGCGAAGGACGAAGAGACGACGGAAGAGCCGGCCGTCGAAGCTGCGCCCGCGCCAAAGCCACACACTTGGAAGATAGGCGAGCCGGCGGATCCCACTGCCCCGGCGCCCACTCCCGCTCCCGCTCCCGCTCCCCCGGCGGGTTCAGGCGAGTAG
- a CDS encoding sigma factor-like helix-turn-helix DNA-binding protein, with product MARTARHELSELKRRNAGLLRQLPPSRSECAEGPRPCPHVSCRHHLYLDVSPKTGAIKLNFPDMEVWELPDSCALDIADRGGVTLEDVGAIMNLTRERIRQLELQALHRLETLRDMRDLRELVE from the coding sequence GTGGCACGCACTGCGCGCCACGAGCTTTCGGAACTCAAACGCCGCAACGCGGGGTTGCTCAGGCAACTGCCACCGTCCCGCTCGGAATGCGCCGAGGGACCGCGGCCCTGCCCGCACGTGTCCTGCCGCCATCATCTCTACTTGGACGTGTCGCCCAAGACGGGCGCGATCAAGCTCAACTTCCCGGACATGGAAGTCTGGGAGTTGCCAGACAGCTGTGCCCTGGATATCGCCGATCGGGGTGGGGTGACCCTCGAGGACGTCGGGGCGATCATGAACCTGACGCGGGAGCGCATTCGTCAGCTGGAACTGCAGGCGCTCCACCGCCTCGAGACCCTGCGCGACATGCGCGACCTGAGGGAGCTGGTCGAGTAG
- a CDS encoding dihydroneopterin aldolase, whose translation MGAHRDILSISGLEVVCVVGVYPKERGTPQLLRVDADLMLDTESAARSARLSRSVDYDAIARQIEAVLVACRFRLLETAAHALATLLLAPPAPGERRGQLASVRLRLEKPEALAGRALAALCIERAQEWFAMKTEAAPFGSVDVLHETREASLYRLHLRPGRQLRLPALPLGSAAVFSLSEGLMLDAESLRLRRSARLDASAGHVLRNPGRREASVLLVTCQTRANLALPASPASARSVR comes from the coding sequence GTGGGCGCTCACCGCGACATCCTCAGCATTTCAGGCCTCGAGGTCGTGTGTGTCGTTGGCGTCTATCCCAAAGAACGCGGCACACCGCAGCTGCTACGGGTCGACGCGGATCTGATGCTCGATACGGAAAGCGCGGCCCGCAGTGCACGGCTGTCGCGCTCGGTCGACTATGACGCCATCGCTCGACAGATCGAAGCGGTGCTCGTGGCGTGCAGGTTTCGTCTGCTGGAAACGGCGGCCCACGCCTTGGCCACTCTGCTCTTGGCGCCGCCAGCGCCAGGTGAACGCCGCGGTCAGCTCGCTTCAGTGCGCCTGCGATTGGAGAAACCGGAAGCGCTGGCGGGGCGCGCTCTCGCAGCCCTGTGTATCGAGCGAGCGCAGGAGTGGTTCGCCATGAAGACGGAGGCGGCACCCTTTGGTTCCGTGGACGTGTTGCACGAGACGCGCGAGGCGAGCTTGTATCGCCTCCATCTGCGCCCGGGACGGCAGCTGCGCCTGCCCGCATTGCCTTTGGGCAGTGCAGCCGTATTCAGCCTGAGTGAAGGCTTGATGCTGGACGCGGAGTCGTTGCGATTGCGCCGCAGTGCTCGGCTGGACGCATCTGCTGGTCACGTGTTGCGCAACCCGGGGCGTCGCGAAGCCAGTGTGCTGTTGGTCACCTGCCAAACGCGCGCCAACCTGGCTCTACCCGCTAGCCCGGCCAGCGCCCGGTCCGTCCGCTAG